One genomic window of Medicago truncatula cultivar Jemalong A17 chromosome 1, MtrunA17r5.0-ANR, whole genome shotgun sequence includes the following:
- the LOC25483451 gene encoding protein MIZU-KUSSEI 1 codes for MKQQQNLTLQRSTSTSATITTRNNRRIIPSNHRLSESDDFSGNLLIRQGSSPSISSFSNQRQQQAKQTTTTKKLSSLIRSFLNIFTFQTIFPTCNWLTIPSTLSSTSISPSLGRKVTGTLFGNRRGHISFAVQLHPRAEPLLLLELAMSTSSLVKEMSSGLVRIALECRKTSSTASAVSGGRVRLFHEPDWTMYCNGRKCGYAVSRTCGELDWHVLTTVQSVSVGAGVIPMLEDGGGCGGSEGELMYMRAKFERVVGSRDSEAFYMLNPDGNGGPELSIFLLRI; via the coding sequence atgaaacaacaacaaaaccttACCCTCCAAAGAAGCACAAGCACAAGCGCCACCATCACAACAAGAAACAATCGTAGAATCATCCCTTCAAACCACCGACTCTCAGAATCCGATGATTTCTCCGGCAACCTTCTCATAAGACAAGGATCATCACCCTCAATCTCTTCCTTCTCCAATCAACGTCAACAACAagcaaaacaaacaacaacaacaaagaagcTATCTTCACTTATACGTTCTTTCCTCAACATCTTCACTTTTCAAACCATATTTCCAACATGCAACTGGCTCACCATTCCTTCCACCCTCTCCTCCACTTCAATCTCCCCTTCACTCGGCCGCAAAGTCACCGGAACACTCTTCGGGAACCGCCGTGGTCATATATCATTCGCCGTCCAACTTCACCCTCGCGCTGAGCCTCTCCTCCTTCTCGAACTCGCCATGTCCACTTCTTCACTTGTAAAAGAGATGTCTTCTGGACTCGTACGCATAGCACTCGAGTGCCGGAAGACATCATCAACGGCCTCTGCTGTCAGCGGAGGCCGAGTCAGGCTCTTTCATGAGCCTGACTGGACCATGTACTGCAATGGGAGGAAGTGCGGCTATGCAGTTTCACGCACGTGCGGGGAACTAGATTGGCACGTGCTGACCACCGTGCAGAGCGTCTCCGTTGGTGCTGGAGTGATTCCGATGTTGGAAGACGGTGGTGGTTGCGGCGGGTCAGAGGGTGAGTTGATGTATATGAGAGCTAAGTTTGAACGAGTCGTTGGGAGCCGTGACTCAGAAGCATTCTACATGCTGAATCCTGATGGTAATGGAGGACCTGAACTTAGTATTTTTCTATTGAGAATATGA